In a genomic window of Infirmifilum sp. NZ:
- a CDS encoding deoxyhypusine synthase yields MAVDRSLLLSRPVEDLTLLDAAEDAARLVKLLEKVGGFSTRYVVKSVETLLEMYRSGATVFLSFPANLVATGLRGLIADFIEHGLAQAVITTGGTYDHDIARGQGYKYYVGEFEYDDAFLLELEIHRLGNILIPFENYGPPIEGFTHIMLEELVRIKQEWSPSELALEAGRRLTDENSILRQAFRKGVPVFAPGLVDSAFGTAIYTFNEKSRSSSEVKPVQLNVVADMGKIAEMVFAAEKLGGIMLGGGISKHHLIWWAQFREGLDYAVAITSAPEWDGSLSGARTREAISWGKVKPKAAHVTVPGDATLIFPVIAGYVAKEMGVV; encoded by the coding sequence ATGGCAGTCGACAGGTCCCTACTTCTATCACGCCCGGTGGAAGACCTAACCCTGCTCGACGCAGCCGAGGATGCTGCCAGGCTGGTCAAACTGCTCGAGAAAGTGGGCGGCTTCTCCACCAGGTACGTTGTGAAGAGCGTGGAGACCCTGCTCGAGATGTACAGAAGCGGGGCTACAGTTTTTCTAAGCTTCCCAGCAAACTTGGTAGCAACCGGGCTCAGAGGTCTCATAGCGGACTTCATCGAGCACGGGTTAGCGCAAGCGGTGATCACCACCGGTGGCACGTACGACCACGATATAGCGAGGGGGCAGGGCTACAAGTACTACGTCGGCGAGTTTGAGTACGATGACGCTTTCCTGCTAGAGCTGGAAATCCACAGGCTGGGGAACATCCTCATACCCTTCGAGAACTACGGTCCTCCTATCGAGGGCTTCACCCACATAATGCTGGAGGAGCTAGTGAGAATTAAGCAGGAGTGGTCCCCCAGCGAGCTCGCGCTCGAGGCGGGAAGGAGGCTCACCGATGAAAACTCCATTTTGAGGCAGGCCTTTCGGAAAGGTGTCCCCGTGTTTGCGCCGGGCCTGGTTGATTCCGCCTTCGGGACCGCTATATACACCTTCAATGAGAAGAGCAGGTCGAGCTCCGAGGTGAAGCCGGTACAGCTCAACGTCGTAGCAGATATGGGGAAAATAGCTGAGATGGTCTTCGCGGCTGAGAAGCTGGGTGGGATAATGCTCGGCGGGGGCATCTCGAAGCATCACCTCATCTGGTGGGCGCAGTTCCGAGAGGGCCTTGACTACGCCGTCGCGATAACCTCGGCGCCCGAGTGGGACGGTAGCTTGAGCGGGGCTAGAACGCGCGAGGCTATAAGCTGGGGTAAGGTGAAGCCAAAGGCCGCACACGTTACCGTCCCCGGAGACGCGACGCTGATCTTCCCGGTAATTGCAGGCTACGTGGCGAAGGAAATGGGTGTGGTTTAA
- the spt4 gene encoding transcription elongation factor subunit Spt4, translating to MPKRKLPLKACTNCKALLNDDVEVCPVCGGREFSDDWDGFVAVVDVENSQVAKLLGIRKPGIYALKVR from the coding sequence GTGCCTAAGAGAAAGCTGCCTCTAAAAGCCTGCACAAACTGCAAGGCGCTTCTGAACGACGACGTGGAAGTTTGCCCGGTGTGCGGGGGACGCGAATTCTCTGACGACTGGGACGGCTTCGTGGCTGTTGTGGACGTCGAGAACTCGCAGGTGGCCAAACTGCTAGGCATCCGGAAGCCCGGAATCTACGCCTTGAAGGTGCGCTAG
- a CDS encoding DNA-directed RNA polymerase, which yields MYKLIVFEDVIRIPPRLFGKPLREAALEILRESFEGRVLEGIGLVVSVLDAEASEEGYLTFGDGSSYHQARFTALVFSAVNQEVVEGEVVLVENIGITVRLGAVDGFVHKSQVFPTRDVMYDRDQGIVIAESGKRIIRRGDIVRARVIGVGYDEQRGVMRVRLTMRQPYLGKLEYVKELIERARGEKQGA from the coding sequence ATGTACAAGCTGATAGTGTTTGAGGACGTGATAAGAATACCTCCGCGGCTCTTCGGTAAACCGCTGAGAGAAGCAGCCTTGGAAATACTTAGGGAGAGCTTTGAGGGCAGGGTGCTTGAAGGCATCGGGCTCGTAGTCTCCGTGCTCGATGCTGAGGCATCCGAGGAGGGATACCTGACCTTCGGCGACGGGAGCTCTTACCACCAGGCCCGCTTCACGGCATTAGTGTTTAGCGCTGTAAACCAGGAGGTCGTCGAAGGGGAGGTCGTACTAGTGGAGAACATAGGAATCACCGTTAGGCTCGGGGCTGTTGATGGTTTTGTCCACAAATCTCAGGTTTTTCCGACAAGAGACGTTATGTACGATAGGGATCAAGGCATCGTCATAGCCGAAAGCGGTAAGAGGATAATCAGAAGAGGGGACATCGTTCGGGCGCGCGTCATAGGCGTCGGCTACGACGAGCAGAGAGGGGTCATGCGCGTGCGCCTGACGATGCGTCAGCCTTACCTCGGGAAACTCGAGTACGTCAAAGAGCTAATAGAGAGGGCTCGGGGTGAGAAGCAAGGTGCCTAA
- a CDS encoding DNA cytosine methyltransferase, which translates to MFRLLDLFAGAGGFSRGFKEEGFRIELGVENMPVIAETYAANFPEAKVLASDIREVHSSEILKLLGGRPDVVIGGPPCEGFTRANPRRREDPYERLYDDPLGSLVLHFIRIVGDLEPKVFVMENVPGIVDDGLDVLLRREFAAVGFSKIYFNILRAEDYGTPSHRTRIFISNIPINPPKGRKVVVFEAIKDLPPPDVYHGIPNHEPVPLGPRRLKRISKLKWGEPLVRYRGYKGRVLHNIIRLHPYRVAPTVMGSSRFVHPFEDRLLTVREQARLMGFPDYHVFLGGRDLQFNQVGEAVPVPLARAIAREVKKYLVSEA; encoded by the coding sequence ATGTTCAGGCTGCTGGACCTCTTCGCGGGTGCTGGGGGCTTCTCGAGGGGATTCAAGGAAGAGGGCTTCAGGATAGAGTTGGGAGTGGAGAACATGCCTGTTATAGCCGAGACATACGCGGCTAACTTCCCAGAAGCCAAAGTTTTGGCCTCGGATATCCGCGAAGTCCACTCCTCCGAGATTTTGAAGCTCCTGGGAGGCAGACCCGACGTCGTGATAGGTGGTCCACCGTGCGAGGGCTTCACACGCGCTAATCCACGGCGGAGAGAGGATCCTTACGAGAGGCTCTACGATGACCCGCTCGGCTCCCTCGTTCTGCATTTCATAAGAATAGTCGGTGACCTCGAGCCGAAGGTTTTCGTTATGGAGAATGTCCCAGGGATCGTGGACGACGGTTTAGACGTACTCCTTAGGAGGGAGTTCGCCGCTGTGGGCTTCAGCAAAATCTACTTCAACATTCTGAGGGCTGAGGACTACGGCACGCCCTCCCACCGAACTCGCATTTTCATCTCCAACATACCGATCAACCCCCCTAAGGGGAGAAAGGTCGTCGTCTTCGAGGCGATTAAAGATTTACCGCCGCCCGACGTCTACCACGGGATACCGAACCACGAGCCGGTACCACTGGGCCCGCGTAGGCTTAAGCGAATCTCAAAGCTTAAATGGGGCGAACCCCTCGTGAGGTACAGGGGCTACAAGGGGAGAGTGCTCCATAACATAATTAGGCTTCACCCGTACCGCGTCGCCCCGACTGTCATGGGGTCTTCGCGCTTTGTACACCCGTTCGAGGACAGGCTTCTCACGGTCAGAGAGCAAGCGCGCCTGATGGGTTTCCCGGACTACCATGTTTTTCTCGGTGGAAGAGACCTCCAGTTCAACCAGGTAGGGGAAGCTGTGCCGGTCCCACTGGCGAGAGCTATAGCGCGGGAGGTCAAAAAATACCTTGTGAGCGAGGCGTAG
- a CDS encoding RecB-family nuclease has product MLHNTSSSQRLAEVARTVYGLGFNYFVVTKAVGAAAQVGVPEAQKVAYKLGRSFMVLADLAEAIELLEPRKVLLVMPSKYGGSNLEDVLAQVLKETGESDKVLLVFGGSEPGLSLRELKMGENVSPKDVEEDVGTTALVAITLYKVKLLFRGQA; this is encoded by the coding sequence GTGCTCCATAACACCTCGAGCTCTCAGCGCCTTGCTGAGGTTGCGCGGACAGTCTACGGGCTAGGTTTCAACTACTTCGTCGTGACGAAGGCCGTGGGCGCTGCGGCTCAGGTGGGAGTTCCGGAGGCCCAAAAAGTAGCGTACAAACTCGGACGAAGCTTCATGGTTTTAGCGGATCTGGCTGAAGCCATCGAACTCTTAGAACCCAGAAAAGTGCTCCTCGTGATGCCTTCTAAGTACGGGGGCAGTAACTTAGAAGATGTTCTTGCTCAGGTCTTAAAGGAGACTGGGGAGAGCGATAAAGTGCTGCTAGTCTTCGGGGGCAGTGAGCCGGGACTCTCTCTCCGCGAGCTAAAGATGGGCGAGAACGTGAGCCCTAAGGATGTAGAGGAAGACGTCGGGACAACAGCGCTCGTCGCTATAACACTCTACAAGGTGAAACTGCTATTTCGCGGGCAAGCGTAG
- a CDS encoding 50S ribosomal protein L37e translates to MVKGTTSFGKKGRGKTHIRCRRCGHHSFNVAKGYCAHCGFGRSKRIRNYSWKNKKPITRLRLPAK, encoded by the coding sequence GTGGTCAAAGGAACTACATCGTTTGGTAAGAAGGGGCGCGGAAAGACACACATCAGATGTCGGAGGTGCGGACACCACAGCTTTAACGTAGCTAAAGGTTACTGTGCACACTGTGGGTTCGGCCGATCGAAGAGAATCCGAAACTACAGCTGGAAGAACAAAAAACCGATTACGAGGCTACGCTTGCCCGCGAAATAG
- a CDS encoding LSm family protein yields MEGAVDLLAESVGKSVLVKLKGGREIRGILKGYDHHLNLVLENAEEIRSNRTRQYGIIVVRGDNVVLISPAPA; encoded by the coding sequence ATGGAGGGAGCGGTTGATCTGCTAGCAGAGAGCGTTGGAAAAAGCGTACTCGTGAAGCTTAAAGGCGGACGCGAGATAAGGGGTATTCTCAAGGGCTACGACCATCACCTCAACCTAGTTTTGGAAAACGCTGAAGAGATTAGAAGCAACAGGACGAGGCAGTACGGCATAATCGTTGTAAGAGGCGATAATGTAGTTCTCATTAGCCCTGCGCCTGCGTAG